The stretch of DNA GAAGATGACCTGAAGGCTCTTATCAAGCCACAATATGTTGATCAAATTCCTAAAGCATTGAGAGGAACGGTTCAACAATTTTTAGATAAGAAAGATGAATGCaaaaatcaaatagaaatttgtCAAATGTTGGGTATGTGTTtctatgtaattaaatattcattaaaacaaCGTGTACATAATAAACGTCGCGTCCTTTTccgaatgaattaaaaatttgatttgcAGATCTAATGCATATACTTGATAGAGGTGTAGAAGCTCTATCAGGAGGAGAACTTCAACGTTTTGCCTGCGCTATGGTATGCATTCAGAATGgtgatatttttatgtttgatGAGCCGTCTTCGTATTTAGATGTTAAACAACGTCTTAATGCAGCTGTAGCTATTCGATCTCTAATACATCCGGATAAGTAAGTGCATTATATAATGCAAGTcgcaaatattaaaaatatattttggtataaaaaataacttttttgttcttattctctgtttatagatttataatcGTGGTAGAGCACGATTTATCTGTATTAGATTATTTATCCGATTTTATATGTTGCCTGTACGGTGTTCCCGGTGCTTATGGTGTCGTTACTATGCCTTTCTCTGTACGAGaaggtataaatatatttttggatGGGTTCGTTCCTACTGAAAATTTGAGATTCCGCGAGGAATCTCTAGTTTTCAAGGTTGCAGAAAGTGCAACAGAAGAGGAAGTGAAGCGTATGAACCATTATGAATATCCAGCAATGACAAAAACCATGGATTCTTTTACGTTGCACGTTGAAAAAGGACAATTCACGGATTCTGAGATTCTTGTATTGTTAGGAGAAAATGGAACTGGAAAAACAACATTCATAAGAATGTTAGCAGGAAATTTACCTCCTGATGATGGATCTGGTAAtttctataagaaaaatctgacaatttattttttcaatgttgTCCACggtgattaattttttttcttctttttttttttttttttacatttcagGAAGTATCCCACAATTACATATAAGTTACAAACCACAAAAAATCAGTCCTAAGTCTCAAGGTATCGTGAGACAATTGTTACATGAAAAAATCAGAGATGCTTATGTTCATCCTCAATTTGTAACCGATGTAATGAAACCTTTGAAAATTGATGATATTATGGATCAAGAAGTACAAAATTTATCTGGAGGAGAATTACAACGTGTTGCCATGGCTCTTTGCCTTGGTAAACCAGCAGATGTTTATTTGGTCGATGAACCATCAGCTTATTTAGATTCTGAACAACGTTTGGTAGCTGCAAAAGTTATCAAAAGGTATTTATCAGGAAGTTTTGATTTCTGAAAATTAATTGACAATTATAttgtgatattaaaattaaaaaattctaatgcactctttctttgtaaatccaatttaaatttgtattgaTATTCTAGGTTCATATTACATGCAAAGAAAACAGGATTTGTAGTAGAACACGATTTTATTATGGCTACTTATTTAGCTGATCGTGTGATTGTATTTTCTGGTACACCTTCATTGAAAACTACTGCGCACAGTCCGCAATCTTTATTAAATGGTATGAACAgatttttagaattattaggTATTACTTTCCGAAGGGATCCTAATAATTTCAGACCACGAATTAACAAAAGTCAATCCGTGAAGGTATGGGAAATTGTATCGTTATTAATAGGTTGATagtatcattaattataacttttcttatttttttatttttttattttatataggatTTAGAACAGAAGAGAGCTGGACAGTATTTCTTCctggaagaataagaaaatacacGCGTATCTTGTATACGAATTGGATAGCAGCATGTGCAAGATAACGTTAAGATTTTTCGGTAAACTTTATATTCACACACATTGGTAAAGGATATTTTAGATCAATGTGATGATTCTTACAATAATATTGCATTTTATGCGAAGGGATGAGACATTTATTTTACCATCTAAAAGAGAACATTTTTCTGTATCTTGCGTGAAAATTCTCttctcattaatttatattattattaaaaaggaaaaaaacatcACATTGGTTATGTGACACCTGGGATAGTTATTcctgtataaaaataaaaataaaaaagaaaaaaaaaaacaacaacaacaacacagaaaaggaaaaagaaggataaggaaacaaaaataacaaacacatgcaatatgtaatatctttttgtataaaatatcgattattataatgtCCGCGCgtagaattaatttataattaataagacaaaagaaaaaaagaagatgaataaataaacatcATGATTTTCGTGTACACCTGCTATGCAACATATGATCCATTGTAAGGATATGAAATATATGGTACGTCAtaagaaggaaatatttcacctatatttttttcatttcaatttttttccttatagtataaataaaaaaaagaatgataatatttacacGACGTAATGTTATTTTGAGTAATGTTCATTGTAATGCACATTTATCAATGACAAATGGGAtcctatatattttgtaacgATGTAATGTTATTCCAAGAAAGAAGTCCATAACTTTATCATTAACAAGAATTTCTCTATGCATATGTAAATCTAAATGTAAAAGATATtacttttctgtcttttttgttCCATACAAAAACATGTTCTTAGATATAATTtccataagaaatattttactttggACAGGTAACTTGTAATTGttaagaacaaaataatataaataaatataagcgTGTATATGAATATGCATATGTTTACTGAAAAAACGATTATGCATTTTTAACAATAGATTAAATACCcggaaatatttatatatttcctgATATACTGATAAGTACTAACATTTGTTtgtgataataatttgtatatttttacttatgtAAAATCATGCTTATAAAAACCCTCTAGTATACCAACGACATTAGAAAAGGGAAACCAACCAACATGCCGAAAGTTTTATTCAATagtttgtttcttccttttattatcttattaattttcaaagagaTTCAATGTACTCgtaagtatcttttttttttttttttatttttattttaacgtaacgttaacgaaaaaagaataaaattcgcGATCAAAAAGTTATTTCCTACatgaaaaagttatttattttgtcaaaaatcaaaaaattatattttcccGCGAAACGTCAGTGTCATACTAGTCAACacaattactttttcttttccttttttttcttcttcatcgtataaaatattgtggttgtttttgttctcatttattttttaataacgtaatcgaattttacatcgaaatttttatattcttatacttgcttttttgttttcttatatctgtaatttttatgtttagaaacaaataatacgaCAGAGCCACCGTTAAGAACTGCAAGGGATACAAATAGACCAGTAGTATTATCAACACCAGAACAATGTTATCGTCCTTGCGATGGAGCACAACCactttattgttattatcatttcagATTGGAATATTACACAACAATGGCAACGTATGAATTccataaatatgttttttcttttcattttttctaataattgaaAGACATCTTTCGATTAATGCATTTAACCCgggaaaaataatgtattctGATTGGTTAATGAAATGGACCAATCACGGAACGtcgagaaatttataaatttaaaaagatatagcaACATGTTTGCTTTGATATTGAcactaattaataataattttctgcaGTCCATGTAATGTCTGTCGAACGAATAGTTTTGAAAGATCAAAAAATCAATCGACTTGTGAGTGCATCGTGGGAGATGGCTTCGAGAaaactattttttctatcaatcGTCAATTTCCTGGACCATACATACAGgttaactataaaaaaaaagggatatttaaaaaaatatatatacatgtctttttcatatttatttctaaatattgaTTCtcaatattactttttttatttatttgaaaatatttggtAAAATGctaataaaaaatgtctttGAACCCTTTACAAAATTtactttgataattttttttaatttcttaggTCTGTCAGCACGACAAGATCATAGTTGATGTAGAAAATGCTGCAGAGGGTACAGATACCACGATCCATTGGCATGGAATTTTCCAAAATTCTTATCAATATTATGATGGAGTACCTCACATAACTCAATGTCCAATTACAGCACCTAATACGTTTCGGTaatttgatcattttttttcaaattattgatTGTTGACAATTCGTTATAATCgacataatttcatttaaaaaattatattactccTTGTAGATATCAATTTGCTGTGGATAATGCTGGAacacatttttatcattctcaTTCAGCGTTACTTCTATTGGATGGACAACAGGGACCTCTGATAGTACGTTCGCCTAAAAGTCAGGATCCTAATGGACATTTGTATGACGAGGATATATTTGATCATGTGATCTTCTTGAGCGATTGGATGCATCAATTAGCTATAGAACGTTTACCTGGAAAATTTGCTATGAAACCTGGTCAAACTCctgataattttcttatcaatGGTCTAGGAGATTATACGGTgaatattattcgttattttatataaatttttttttaatttaatcgttattataacaatgtacttgtcaataaaaaatttaggaTCCAAACACAGGACAAAGAACTAATGTACAATTGGCATACTTCAATGTAACTGCTGGTAGAAGATACAGATTCCGAATGATTAATTCATTCGGTACAGTTTGTCCGGCTGAATTCTTGATCGAGAAGCATAAGTTAACTGTAATTGCATCGGATGGTGAAGATTTGGAGCCAGTTGTAGTGGATAAAATAGTTAGTGTTACAGGTAAAAACAATATCATtgaatttcgatatatttaatttacgtATAGatcataagaaaaatattttacataaaaattttattctataggTGAACGTTATGACTTCATTCTAAATGCTAATCAAGGTAGTGGTTCATATTGGATTCAATTACGAGGTTTAGGCGAGTGTATGGGATTAAAAATAGTTCAATTTGCTGTACTCGTTTATGGTAACAAAGCGATCCTGCCAAGGACATCTAGACCTACTTATGATAATCCTATAAAAGGGGTTGTTGTGAGTATCTTCATTcaataacaagaaaaagatacatatatatatattttttttttaatttgaaatatacttTTAGGAATTGAATTCATTGAGTGGAGCAGATTGTGGTAGTACTATgttaacgaataatatttgtataaatcaattaaaatatgcGGAAAATACACCACAAGAGGAACAAAAAACATTTCCAGATATTCGTTTATAcgtacctttctctttcttcatatatGACAAACGGATGTTTACCAATAATTCTATAAATCCTTTCTTTAGtaagtatagaaaatatacacTTTTCAAATTGATACTAGTGATTTaatgaaatcaaatgaaaatgttcAAATATGTATCACTTTTATCTCCAGTTGCCGTTGATAGATCTTTAATAACAAGTTTGGTCACCAATATCAGTTACACCGAACCAGAATCACCTCCAATATCGCAATATGAAGGTTACGAACAGCTTTGTACTGCCGAAGAAGTATCTACTTGTACGAAGCCATGCTTTTGTACACATGTTATCAATGTACCGAAGCAAACACTGATTGAAATTTTACTCTGCGATGAAGGTAAGATTAATCTCATCTGTTGAACTTACAtgagatttataatttttttctttttgcgtaCAATTAAATGCAATAATGATTATATCGACtttatataaatcgtataattatctaaatgactttcaaaaatgtatattttaggACCATTCGAGTACCTATATCATCCTTTCCATCTACACGGTTATAGTTTCGAAGTGATGGCAATAAAAGAGTTTAATCGTACAACACCGACAGCAAATGAACGTTACCAATTTCTTCGAGATTATGACAGAGGTCTACAAAATGGTAAATACATACGACAACCAAGAAAAGATACTATTAAGGTACCAGAAGGAGGTTGTGTGATATTACGTTTTTATACTAATAATCCAGGTATGAGATCAATAAATTCAAcatttaattctttcgttaattaattcataaaaaattggagatattattattattattattattattattattaaattattatcataggATGGTGGCTGTTCCATTGTCATTTCTTATGGCATACGGTATCTGGTATGGATGTAGTTATTCATGTAGGTGATGATCAAGATATGCCACCAGTACCAAATGGATTCCCAGTATGTGGTAATTTCAAACcatctgtatatatttaaaatatataactaaaatatatcatatatatatatatatatatatatatatatatatgtatatacgtatatataagcCAAATGTTACATGATTCAACTACTATGATCAATgagaaaatatgattattgttataaatttattgttatcgttgttatcgttgtattgttaattgttttatttcttgtataattatattgtcattgttaatattattcattgttacttatatacatacacattattgttattattgtttgtgtatatatatatatatatatatatatatatatatttatatttatatatacatgtgacatcttctcttttacatttgacaaaagaaaaatttaatataaattatataaattatataaaaagataaaaatttgaaatattcattgaGATGATTCGTCTGATTGTTTTAAGaggtatttctttatttaacagtcggaatattacaatataaattaatatgattaataaaagatacgtatcttattttcttttcttcttcttcttcttcttcttctttttttttttctttgctctatttttcttctaagcCATAGCGATATGaatgaaaaggagaaactTTTCGTTGCTGCAAACGTTTACAGatgaatatatttagatacatCGTTTGATGGTTTCGGTAGAGCCGTTTGAAGTAATAGCactagtagtaatagtaataaatagtAAAGGATTTTTTCGAGACGTGCACAACTAGTTCGTTGAATAATgattatcgttgaaaaaagtatagtcgattatttcgttttttccacacattatattaaagtatataataataataacataacgtattcatttacataatagataataataattataataattataataatattaataataataataataatatcataattttatttatatcaaatatttgaataCGCTGGAACGATCTAAATATAATCAgcctctttatatatatatatatatNNNNNNNNNNNNNNNNNNNNNNNNNNNNNNNNNNNNNNNNNNNNNNNNNNNNNNNNNNNNNNNNNNNNNNNNNNNNNNNNNNNNNNNNNNNNNNNNNNNNcatacatacatacatacatacatacatacacacatacatacatacatacatacacacacatcatacatacatacacacacatcatacatacacatacatacatacatcatacatacatacatcatacatacatcatacatatatcatacatacatacatatatctcgtTGTTCGAGGATACACTTGATCGGCCATTAATCGCTTACAATTAGTGCAATACCTCTTTCGCGCGCCATGGCCgccatttttttaattcacgatgttattttaaacaattttcacggtgatatttatttttatttttttttgttaatgtcTCATGCATTCgcgaagaaaacaagaaagttaGACGAGTGAAAAATTTAGTCGTAGGCATTAAACGATATAAGTTTTGAATTTTCCCGTTCTATAAAaatcctttatattttttttctttcctttctttgtttttgtctagactatataaaaaagaatatattattactatgtatatatattataaactagTGACTGTATTCGTTTATTggttaattatttcattttaaactcGTCtcgctttccttctttttcgtcaNNNNNNNNNNNNNNNNNNNNNNNNNNNNNNNNNNNNNNNNNNNNNNNNNNNNNNNNNNNNNNNNNNNNNNNNNNNNNNNNNNNNNNNNNNNNNNNNNNNNNNNNNNNNNNNNNNNNNNNNNNNNNNNNNNNNNctctctctctctctctctctctctctctctctctctctttctttctgtctggcGAACATGGCGTCGTCGATCCGGACGAATGGCGCGCGATTCGAACGTGTCATCATCACAAAACGCTTTCTACGAGTGTGTAAATCATCACATCGGTTTAATGCTGTAAATAATCTCTTAAATCGTCTTAAGCTTACGTACGAACCTACTTTTACTATCACAACTCCtttgcaattaaaaaaaaaaaaagaaagaaagaaagaaagaaaaacatatttatagatataataaaaatcttattccTCCTTATTTcacaaattcataaaaatcaaGTCGAAGCCTTTTCTCtgcccttttcttttttctgatatcgttttttataaagtaagagaacgaattgaataaaatttacaatttcattaaaaagataataattattacggttaaaatccttccttttctgatattaaatatcttgaAATTAGTTcggttaaaaaattaaaaaaaaaaaaaaagaaaaaacaaaagaaaaaagataggagaaatagaaaaatcaattcttttttcttctttttctcttttgtcaatatcaattatttaaaaaagaagaaaaaatcttatatttttggCACGCGCTTTTTTATGCAAGAATAATCCTCGCAATCCGTGTCGATAATTATACgcgaatttcttttatatcgacaATCCTGTTTTATCGACTTACGATAAACCGAATTagttgttcttctttttcttcttatttcatcctattttttttcttttttttatcttaaaaagttttattataatcgttctcgtaaacatcatcatcatcgccatcatcatcatcatcatcatcatcatcatcatcatcatcatcatcatcatcatcatcatcatcatttttattctactAGAGCAAGAACAATCATCACTACCGAGTGAGCTACGAATATCGGTAtgcatactatatatatgtgtgtgtgtatatatacacacacacataaatatacatatatatatacacatacatatatatagaccgtttacaataaatataaatatattgtcgATTATATCTGAAACCAGAGTAACTCCATCCCGTAATTTCCGGCTAAAATGTACCGCCGCTGATGGTCCAGTTTAcgaattgatatattttaagtgTCGAACTACCACATATACACTTTtcgaatgtgtatatatacgtattttttttttcttttttcctattttcttcttataaccTTATAGCGATTCGAGATTTTAAACGGACATTTAATACGTTCTTGAACCTATATCGCATTTAATtcaaacttctctctcttaccccCATTCTCCACAGATTTCTCATACCCGACCACCATTTTTTTTGTGAAGTAAAACATCCATACTTATTTACAGGACTAGAGTCTTATTTCAAAATCATTACTGCCTGctcgattaaattattattactgttattactgttattactattattattttattattattattattattattattattattattattattattattattatttcttttctgataaaaattcgaaaagtttttaggcaataacaatgatttttttttttttcttaaatatacaaaCTGTAGGTGGTTAGgtgtcaaagaaaaaaaaaaaggaaaagaaaaagtgacaaatgtaaaagagaaaaagaaatgagaaacaaaaaatagaaaagaaaaagaaaaataaaagattattaacgAGCAGGCTGAGCGAATTACGGGagtacgatatatcgatattgtaATTGTAATCTTAAATGTTAGTTTAATCCCCTTACAAGCTACGAGATTTTTAGCGCCCACGAGAGATTCTACGATAACGATAATCGTCtcgatctatttctttttcttctcttttctttttttttaatttatatttctctctctctcttttttttctctttttccttttttatctactTCCACACTCTGTCTATGCAATGATCgctgttttaattatttgatcgAGCACCGTTTTCGTAGAGCATCTACGGAATAATgatcattagaaaaaaaaaagttcaacgAATGcaattctatctctatctttatctctctctctcttcttatcatCAATTCCATCGAGATTTCTGTCGGTAATATATCGACTTGCCTTTGTCACTGAAACGATGATCattgtgattttttttctttttaattttgtttatttaaagagAACAGTAAATCTTGTgtaattatgtatgtatgtatgtttgtatgcatgtatgtaagtatgtgtgTACTTAATTgatctttatttcattttattttattttacttctctctttctctctctctctctttctctcactctctttttctttctcttttatcgaacATCTAGACACTTAAATATTAAGTAaagttctctttatttttccccTACTTTAATCCCTACTGGTAGTTTTTCCCatcattatatatcatattttaattatatcgttcATATTAGATTTTCAATGTGTCTCAACGTGTGTTCAAGCTTTttagtaattattaatcgttttttatttctttttttttcttttctttttttctttatcatttagaAAAAACAGGAAAGGCAACAAGATCGTTTTTCTCTGTCGATAAAGAAGTACGGTCAGAATAGATAGTAATATtgtaatggtaataataataatagtaataataataataataataataataataataataaaaataataattatggtaataataataattgcgaGCACTTTGGCACCCGAGAAAATATAaccgtaataataataatactagaAATCGATTTGTCGAAACACTatgatcgatttattcgaggattttttatcgaaaaaaaaaaaaaaaaaaaaaaaaaaagaaacgtcgcACTCGATATTACTCTTTGGTTAagttttctctccctctctctcaccctctcacccactctttcatttttcttgtatGTTGTTTTTAGAAGCATCGGTAattatgtttcattttttctcttctttctctctcttctttttttttcatcgtcatATATTATAGGTTAAAATTCTCGAAGTACATATGACTGATTGTCGTAcctattaaattttcattgtgGAATGTCGGAACGCGCAagacaattatttttcatttctttctttctttctttttttatttctttctttcttttttcatttctttctttcttcctttcttacttttttctaaccttattttttcgttcctcGACAATTgtcaaatacatttttttttacttcagagaaatacatatttcGAAGTAAAATGATAAGatgctatatatacatacatacatatttatatgtatgtatgtatgtatatatatatatatatattctaagtatatatttcgtaataaattcGGGAGATGTTtagtgtatataaaaaaaattattcgctCGTACAAACTGTTTAAATgatctacatatgtatcgCGCGttggtgttttttttttgtttttgttttatttgcttaatcgaaagaaaaaataaacagaacgAAAACCaacgaaaaaattttacagTGACAAATCACGCTCGAAAATCCGTCGAGGTGGGCCTtacgaaggaaaggaaatagaaaaagaaaaaaaaaaaaaaaaaaaattcctagacgaattttgaaattcataaatactcttctcttctgtgACTTTTAAAGCTCTCGATTAGGCGTTTGCGATTTTGCAATtggtaagagaaaaattaattcaaaaagtCTCGAAGACGagtatatttgatttttaaaagtcATCTGCGAAATCTCTTTTTCCCACCATCTAAATACTTTTTGTGACCAtactgtaaaatatatatgtatgtatgttatcaAGTAACTTTGTAagctgttttctttctttttcttttctatttttcataatcTAAAAAACGATCGGTACACTAACCCGAATttatcatatgtatatttcaaaaccatatatatatatatatatatatatatatatatatatatatgtatgcatatatatggcGAAATTCGGGGTCACGTAGGCTAAAATTTGCGATAGGCGGATTGTCAAGgatttttttctgcttttttcttcgctttatttgctttttgtttgtttttttttttttttctttaatgccaactcttcatctcttttctctttttttatcctccctttttccttaatccattatctttttatctccctgattttaaaaatctaacaactttgattattttctctttttctatctttctgtcactttcttttctcttcttcttttattcctattttttgtctttttctatcataaattttacatCTCACTCTAATCGCAcgaatttatctatctattgaTACTCGTaattacagagaaagagagagagagagagagagagagagagagagagagagagagagagtgcggaagagagaaaaagaaaaa from Vespula pensylvanica isolate Volc-1 chromosome 11, ASM1446617v1, whole genome shotgun sequence encodes:
- the LOC122633074 gene encoding protein Pixie; translation: MPPKKSMEETDRLTRIAIVNSDKCKPKRCRQECKRSCPVVRMGKLCIEVTPYSKKASISEELCIGCGICVKKCPFEAISIINLPSNLEKETTHRYSKNSFKLHRLPIPRPGEVLGLVGTNGIGKSTALKILAGKQKPNLGRFSDPPDWTEILGHFRGSELQNYFTKILEDDLKALIKPQYVDQIPKALRGTVQQFLDKKDECKNQIEICQMLDLMHILDRGVEALSGGELQRFACAMVCIQNGDIFMFDEPSSYLDVKQRLNAAVAIRSLIHPDKFIIVVEHDLSVLDYLSDFICCLYGVPGAYGVVTMPFSVREGINIFLDGFVPTENLRFREESLVFKVAESATEEEVKRMNHYEYPAMTKTMDSFTLHVEKGQFTDSEILVLLGENGTGKTTFIRMLAGNLPPDDGSGSIPQLHISYKPQKISPKSQGIVRQLLHEKIRDAYVHPQFVTDVMKPLKIDDIMDQEVQNLSGGELQRVAMALCLGKPADVYLVDEPSAYLDSEQRLVAAKVIKRFILHAKKTGFVVEHDFIMATYLADRVIVFSGTPSLKTTAHSPQSLLNGMNRFLELLGITFRRDPNNFRPRINKSQSVKDLEQKRAGQYFFLEE
- the LOC122633073 gene encoding laccase-5, coding for MPKVLFNSLFLPFIILLIFKEIQCTQTNNTTEPPLRTARDTNRPVVLSTPEQCYRPCDGAQPLYCYYHFRLEYYTTMATPCNVCRTNSFERSKNQSTCECIVGDGFEKTIFSINRQFPGPYIQVCQHDKIIVDVENAAEGTDTTIHWHGIFQNSYQYYDGVPHITQCPITAPNTFRYQFAVDNAGTHFYHSHSALLLLDGQQGPLIVRSPKSQDPNGHLYDEDIFDHVIFLSDWMHQLAIERLPGKFAMKPGQTPDNFLINGLGDYTDPNTGQRTNVQLAYFNVTAGRRYRFRMINSFGTVCPAEFLIEKHKLTVIASDGEDLEPVVVDKIVSVTGERYDFILNANQGSGSYWIQLRGLGECMGLKIVQFAVLVYGNKAILPRTSRPTYDNPIKGVVELNSLSGADCGSTMLTNNICINQLKYAENTPQEEQKTFPDIRLYVPFSFFIYDKRMFTNNSINPFFIAVDRSLITSLVTNISYTEPESPPISQYEGYEQLCTAEEVSTCTKPCFCTHVINVPKQTLIEILLCDEGPFEYLYHPFHLHGYSFEVMAIKEFNRTTPTANERYQFLRDYDRGLQNGKYIRQPRKDTIKVPEGGCVILRFYTNNPGWWLFHCHFLWHTVSGMDVVIHVGDDQDMPPVPNGFPVCGNFKPSVYI